TGATGTTATGCTATTGGGATCAACCCCTATGAGTTTCGCTAAATCTCGTTTGGAAATAGAGCGACCATCTTCTCGCTTTATTTCAATAAGCATTAATAGCCGTTTATTAATTGTATCACTGCTGTTTTTTCTCAGCTGGGTTAATTCCTTCACACTCTCTTTGATGTGTATTGTTTTTGCGAATGACATATTGTTATATTTATAGTTTAGTCCAAAAATAATAAAAAAAATCTATTCTGCAAATATTGGACTTAATTTTATTTATAATTGGTATAAAAACTTTTGACACATTTCATTTTTCTTTTAACAACTTGCCTACAAACTCATTTATTTCCTCCACAAACTCGTCGTAGTATTTACCGGTAGCCGGCCCGCTAAAGCCTGTATGGATTTTTCTGACTTTCCCTTTTTTATCAATAAAAATTGTTGTGGGGTACGACATAATATGATTCAACATAGGAAGCGTTTTTGCTGCCACCTCCTTCTCGGAAGATGTTGCTGCAATCAAGACATCATACCTGCAGTTAAACTTCTTTGTTACCCGCTGAACATTTGTAACAGCTTTGCTCATATCACCAGTACGCTCATAGGCCAATGCAACCACTTCAAGCCCTTTTGCTTTCTGTTTATCATAAAAACCCGCTAAAAACTTTGTCTCGTCAATACAGTTCGGACACCATGAACCCATGATCTGAACAATAACAACTTTGCCTTTATATTTTGGATCAGTGATCGAAACTTTTTTACCGGTCAGATCAGGAAATGAAAACTCGAATTTGTCAAACCCGGGTTTTAAAAAGGTTAAAGAGTCAGGATCTCTTAATTCAAATCTGTCATTAATTTTCGCTTTCCACTTTTCATGTCCGTGCGAACCCGACCAGAAATCACCTTCAAGGGTGGTATCAGGTTTCAATTTAGCTTTAAACATAAATGCATGGGCTCCATCAAAGCAGGAAAAGGAAAGTGTTTGATCATCAAGGAATGAGCCTGCAAGATACCGGTAATCGCCTGTTTCTGTTAATATTGTTCCTTCAACCCGGTCTCCTGCCTTGTTTCCATGTTCAACCAAACCGATTCCTTTATATTCATCAGCAGCGGACGGATTGAAAGTCA
The Bacteroidota bacterium DNA segment above includes these coding regions:
- a CDS encoding TlpA family protein disulfide reductase; translation: MNKMRTITLLSGLLLYYSISAQQNTTEKKPVETMWLGKLKLNDSTLLYFDLGILNTKAGKQIIIHNGEESITISQVSETKDSLSFKMPVFDSEFKCKKTGDSISGSWINHARKTNNILPFSATKTGKNSEASESHSSLIKTKWEMTFNPSAADEYKGIGLVEHGNKAGDRVEGTILTETGDYRYLAGSFLDDQTLSFSCFDGAHAFMFKAKLKPDTTLEGDFWSGSHGHEKWKAKINDRFELRDPDSLTFLKPGFDKFEFSFPDLTGKKVSITDPKYKGKVVIVQIMGSWCPNCIDETKFLAGFYDKQKAKGLEVVALAYERTGDMSKAVTNVQRVTKKFNCRYDVLIAATSSEKEVAAKTLPMLNHIMSYPTTIFIDKKGKVRKIHTGFSGPATGKYYDEFVEEINEFVGKLLKEK